Proteins encoded together in one Rossellomorea sp. y25 window:
- the tadA gene encoding tRNA adenosine(34) deaminase TadA: MGIREERFMMEALKEAEKAAAIQEVPIGAVIVMGNEIIARAHNLRETSQNAITHAETLAIQEACEKFGTWRLEGAELYVTLEPCPMCSGAIILSRIEKVIYGAKDPKAGCAGTLMNLLVDDRFNHQCEVVPGVLSEECGGILSRFFKDLRERKKQEKKNRTSGL; this comes from the coding sequence ATGGGTATAAGAGAAGAACGATTTATGATGGAAGCACTAAAAGAAGCGGAAAAAGCGGCAGCGATTCAGGAAGTCCCGATCGGAGCGGTCATTGTAATGGGTAATGAAATCATCGCCCGTGCTCACAATCTGAGAGAAACGAGTCAAAATGCCATCACCCATGCCGAGACATTAGCTATTCAAGAGGCATGTGAGAAGTTTGGCACTTGGAGGCTTGAGGGCGCAGAGCTTTATGTCACACTTGAACCGTGTCCTATGTGCAGTGGAGCCATCATCCTTTCCAGAATTGAGAAAGTCATTTACGGGGCAAAAGACCCAAAGGCAGGCTGTGCGGGAACGTTAATGAATCTACTTGTGGATGATCGATTTAATCATCAGTGTGAAGTAGTACCAGGAGTGCTGTCGGAAGAATGTGGTGGAATCCTTTCCCGTTTTTTTAAGGACCTGCGAGAGCGGAAGAAGCAGGAGAAGAAAAATAGGACTTCTGGATTGTAA
- the tmk gene encoding dTMP kinase — protein sequence MSKGLFITVEGPEGAGKSTILTELYNQLVQEGFDVIQTREPGGISIAEQIREVILNTKNTEMDKRTEALLYAAARRQHLVEKVIPALDEGKIVICDRFIDSSLAYQGNARGIGMEEVMNINQFAIEDKMPDLTLYFDIDPEEGLKRIAKHNGREVNRLDLESVDFHTRVREGYQKLIKQYPDRIQVIDASQSKEAVFGDAYGIVTDYLNK from the coding sequence ATGTCAAAAGGATTGTTTATTACAGTTGAAGGTCCTGAGGGAGCCGGGAAATCAACTATATTAACTGAGTTATATAATCAATTAGTACAAGAAGGATTCGATGTCATTCAGACGAGGGAGCCTGGAGGCATTTCGATTGCTGAACAGATTAGAGAAGTGATATTAAATACAAAGAACACGGAAATGGATAAACGGACGGAAGCTCTTTTGTATGCTGCAGCGAGACGACAGCATTTGGTGGAAAAAGTGATTCCCGCACTCGATGAAGGGAAGATTGTGATTTGTGATCGTTTTATTGATAGTTCTCTTGCGTATCAAGGGAATGCGCGTGGAATCGGTATGGAAGAGGTCATGAACATCAATCAATTTGCGATTGAGGATAAGATGCCTGATCTTACCTTGTATTTTGATATCGATCCCGAAGAAGGGTTAAAGAGAATTGCGAAACACAATGGAAGAGAAGTGAACCGGTTAGATCTGGAATCGGTCGATTTCCATACCCGCGTCCGGGAAGGGTATCAGAAGTTAATAAAACAATATCCTGATCGTATACAAGTCATCGATGCCAGCCAAAGCAAAGAAGCTGTATTTGGTGATGCATATGGTATCGTGACCGATTACTTAAACAAGTAA
- a CDS encoding glycerate kinase, protein MKIVIAPDSFKGSMTSKAAAEAIRRGIHRINPTHQTVMIPMADGGEGTVDAMMTIMNGETRSVQARDPLGRKISAAFGWVSETKTAVIETAAASGLTLLTESELNPGVASTFGTGELVKSVLDLGAEHVILGLGGSATVDGGAGFLQALGIRFFNKKGQELEAGGSMLGKIDSIDSTKLDQRLQAVKWTVASDVTNPLLGNEGAVTVFGPQKGVKHEKLADFERGMEHFAEKVVEHTGLDCRLDQGSGAAGGLGYSLHSFFQPVFKSGLSIIAEESCLEYHLKDAALVLTGEGKIDAQSLYGKVPVGIGRLALKYEVPVAVFAGKIEGDLEQIYAEGIQLLLPIVSQPMSLRVAMTSGSILLEESASRLMRTYELFAEMRNKPV, encoded by the coding sequence ATGAAAATCGTCATTGCACCGGATTCCTTTAAAGGTTCCATGACAAGTAAAGCAGCGGCCGAAGCGATTCGGAGAGGGATTCACCGTATTAATCCTACACACCAAACAGTCATGATCCCGATGGCAGATGGTGGTGAAGGAACGGTTGATGCCATGATGACCATCATGAATGGGGAAACACGATCGGTTCAAGCGAGAGATCCCCTGGGACGTAAAATCTCAGCAGCTTTTGGGTGGGTATCTGAAACAAAGACAGCCGTAATTGAAACGGCAGCAGCATCCGGGCTTACTTTGTTAACAGAAAGTGAGTTGAACCCGGGCGTGGCCTCTACATTCGGGACCGGTGAGCTTGTGAAATCCGTTTTAGACCTTGGAGCAGAGCACGTTATTCTTGGGTTAGGAGGGAGTGCAACCGTAGATGGAGGGGCAGGGTTCCTGCAAGCGTTAGGAATCCGTTTTTTCAATAAGAAAGGACAAGAACTCGAAGCTGGAGGAAGCATGCTGGGGAAAATTGACTCGATTGACTCCACTAAACTCGACCAAAGGCTTCAGGCCGTTAAGTGGACAGTCGCTTCAGACGTAACGAACCCTCTGTTAGGGAATGAAGGGGCTGTGACCGTGTTCGGACCGCAGAAGGGTGTCAAACATGAGAAACTTGCAGACTTTGAAAGAGGCATGGAACACTTTGCTGAAAAGGTAGTTGAACATACGGGACTGGATTGCCGCCTCGATCAAGGAAGTGGAGCTGCCGGTGGGCTTGGTTACTCCCTTCACTCCTTTTTTCAACCAGTTTTTAAGAGCGGATTAAGTATTATTGCAGAAGAGAGCTGCCTGGAGTATCACTTGAAAGATGCGGCACTCGTTTTGACTGGGGAAGGGAAGATCGATGCACAGTCCCTCTATGGAAAGGTACCCGTAGGCATCGGGAGATTAGCTTTAAAGTATGAAGTTCCGGTAGCTGTGTTTGCAGGGAAAATAGAAGGGGATTTAGAGCAAATTTATGCTGAAGGTATACAGTTACTGCTTCCGATCGTTAGTCAGCCTATGTCTTTAAGAGTTGCAATGACAAGCGGAAGCATTTTGTTGGAAGAATCGGCTTCAAGGTTGATGAGGACATATGAATTATTTGCCGAGATGAGAAACAAACCAGTTTAA
- the dnaX gene encoding DNA polymerase III subunit gamma/tau, with protein sequence MAYQALYRVWRPQSFIDVVGQQHVTKTLQNALLHQKISHAYLFSGPRGTGKTSAAKILAKAVNCERSPVAEPCNECDACKGITDGSIPDVIEIDAASNNGVEEIRDIRDKVKYSPNVVEYKVYIIDEVHMLSIGAFNALLKTLEEPPKHVIFILATTEPHKIPLTIISRCQRFDFKRITARDIVGRMSHIATESGVNYEENALTIIARAAEGGMRDALSLLDQAISFSQDQVTVDDALTVTGAVSQGYLNTLAKAILERDVTSGLSALEELLFQGKDPARFAEDFILYFRDMLLYQTAPNLEESLERVMLDDDFKELAGQTQAQQIYQYIDVLNQAGQEMKFTNHARIYLEVSIVKLCQMEAPAAASSPEVNDMMKKIKLLEKEVEQLKANGVKVQAEPASQPAKKPIRAKKGFRAPTGKIQEVLRTATKEDLNLIKSRWGDMVETLNQRQMRSQSALLNDAEPVAATNGSFVLKFKYDIHCQMAMENQAFTSAIASILEELTGNSYAAIGIPEDQWMSIREDFIRNSKSEDGESSGEDQGEDSLLKEAEKLVGMDLIELND encoded by the coding sequence TTGGCATATCAAGCTTTATATCGTGTGTGGCGTCCTCAGTCATTTATTGATGTAGTTGGACAGCAGCATGTAACGAAAACGTTGCAAAATGCCCTCCTTCATCAGAAGATTTCTCATGCCTATTTATTCTCCGGACCAAGGGGAACAGGGAAAACGAGTGCAGCGAAGATTCTGGCGAAAGCAGTTAACTGTGAGCGTTCTCCTGTAGCCGAACCCTGTAATGAATGTGATGCCTGTAAAGGAATTACCGACGGTTCGATCCCGGATGTCATTGAAATCGATGCTGCTTCCAATAACGGGGTGGAAGAGATCCGGGACATACGGGATAAAGTCAAATATTCTCCAAACGTAGTCGAGTATAAAGTCTACATCATAGATGAAGTTCATATGCTGTCTATCGGAGCATTTAATGCGCTGCTGAAAACCTTAGAGGAACCGCCTAAGCACGTCATCTTTATCCTGGCGACTACAGAGCCGCATAAGATTCCCCTTACGATCATTTCACGCTGTCAGCGTTTTGACTTCAAACGAATTACAGCCAGGGATATTGTGGGACGAATGAGTCATATTGCCACAGAATCAGGTGTGAATTATGAAGAAAATGCCCTAACGATTATCGCAAGGGCAGCTGAGGGTGGAATGCGTGATGCCCTAAGTCTTCTCGACCAAGCTATCTCCTTTAGTCAGGATCAGGTAACGGTAGACGATGCCTTGACTGTAACAGGGGCTGTTTCTCAAGGCTATTTAAACACCCTTGCGAAAGCGATTTTGGAAAGAGATGTCACAAGTGGATTAAGTGCGCTGGAAGAACTGTTGTTCCAAGGTAAGGACCCGGCAAGGTTCGCAGAGGACTTTATCCTTTATTTTCGGGATATGCTGCTATACCAGACGGCTCCTAATCTTGAAGAATCACTGGAACGTGTCATGCTCGATGATGATTTTAAAGAATTAGCCGGACAAACCCAGGCTCAGCAGATTTATCAATATATCGATGTCTTGAATCAGGCCGGTCAGGAAATGAAGTTCACCAATCATGCCCGTATCTACCTCGAGGTTTCCATTGTTAAGCTTTGTCAAATGGAAGCACCGGCAGCGGCTTCCTCACCTGAAGTGAACGATATGATGAAAAAGATCAAACTTCTTGAAAAAGAGGTTGAACAGCTGAAGGCGAATGGAGTCAAGGTTCAAGCAGAGCCGGCTTCACAACCGGCGAAAAAACCGATCAGGGCAAAGAAAGGCTTCCGGGCTCCTACGGGAAAAATTCAGGAAGTACTCCGGACGGCGACGAAAGAAGATCTCAATCTGATCAAGAGCCGCTGGGGAGATATGGTCGAAACATTGAACCAGCGTCAAATGCGCTCACAATCAGCACTGTTAAATGATGCTGAACCTGTAGCAGCTACAAACGGCTCATTTGTGTTAAAATTTAAATACGATATTCATTGTCAGATGGCAATGGAGAATCAAGCTTTCACTTCAGCGATTGCTTCCATACTGGAAGAGCTTACAGGAAACAGCTATGCAGCGATTGGGATTCCTGAAGATCAGTGGATGTCCATAAGAGAAGACTTTATCCGAAACTCTAAATCAGAAGATGGAGAATCATCTGGTGAGGATCAAGGTGAAGACTCACTCTTGAAGGAAGCTGAAAAGCTTGTCGGTATGGATTTAATAGAATTAAACGATTAA
- a CDS encoding YaaR family protein, with amino-acid sequence MKITQDHRVSLDKVAKDQKSNSTGHVKFGQLIHKHDQKMQMDQLNKLLVTIENAGSRLAKSRSFKDLAKYKTLVKKFVREAVDFGMDLKQSHTWNQYGEGRKLNIVETIDQQLVELTEDVLDKEKKSIDILGKIGEIKGLLINLYM; translated from the coding sequence ATGAAAATTACCCAAGACCATCGAGTGTCCTTAGATAAAGTAGCAAAAGACCAGAAGTCTAACAGCACAGGTCATGTTAAATTCGGGCAGCTTATTCACAAGCACGATCAGAAAATGCAGATGGATCAGCTCAATAAGCTGCTTGTCACAATAGAAAATGCCGGCAGTCGTTTAGCCAAATCAAGATCCTTTAAAGATCTTGCTAAATATAAAACATTGGTCAAGAAATTTGTGCGTGAGGCCGTAGATTTCGGAATGGATCTGAAGCAATCTCATACATGGAATCAGTATGGCGAGGGCAGAAAGCTCAATATAGTAGAAACCATCGATCAACAACTTGTTGAACTGACGGAAGATGTATTAGATAAAGAAAAGAAGTCCATTGATATATTAGGGAAAATAGGTGAAATAAAAGGATTGCTTATTAATCTTTATATGTAA
- a CDS encoding aminotransferase class I/II-fold pyridoxal phosphate-dependent enzyme: protein MKRDHTRTPLIEAIEKHRSAKPISFHVPGHKNGLLLNDDPFYQSDVTELSGLDDLHDPHEAIREAEDLLSDVYGTLKSYFLVNGSTVGNIAAILTSCSPGDPIFVQRNCHKSVLNGIKLAKAVPILIETEWNDEGIALGINLDALKEALKAFPHVKACVLTYPTYYGFTYNIDQIIEELHKHDVTCIIDEAHGAHFSLGTPFPKSAIELGADIVVHSAHKMLPAMTMGSYLHIASDRVIERKVREYLTMLQSSSPSYPIMASLDYARSYVGTFTKEDMDQNIKRVNEFVQALDGIHPQLIVNRAHDPLKLVIQLEGRSGYSLQQLLESEGIYSELADPAYVLLVLPLLKKDRSFPYKEAISRMSKALGNAPIIEKITNHGINRSNSDENYFTTLALSFEEMEDKAEILVALEEAEGEISAGMVTPYPPGIPMLIQGERITSHAIARLTEYVKNKANIQGHHRLDENRVFVYR, encoded by the coding sequence ATGAAACGAGATCATACGAGAACCCCGCTTATTGAGGCGATAGAGAAGCACCGGTCTGCAAAGCCTATCTCTTTTCATGTGCCGGGTCATAAAAATGGTTTATTGTTGAATGATGATCCATTTTATCAATCTGATGTTACTGAATTAAGCGGATTGGATGATTTACATGATCCACATGAGGCAATACGTGAAGCTGAGGACTTGTTGTCGGATGTATATGGGACGTTGAAGAGTTATTTTTTAGTGAATGGGAGTACAGTAGGGAATATCGCTGCAATTCTTACTTCATGTTCACCTGGAGATCCCATTTTTGTTCAAAGGAATTGTCATAAGTCAGTACTAAACGGAATCAAGCTTGCGAAGGCGGTTCCTATATTAATAGAAACAGAGTGGAACGACGAGGGGATTGCTCTTGGTATTAATCTAGACGCTTTGAAGGAAGCATTGAAGGCATTTCCTCATGTGAAGGCGTGTGTCCTTACCTATCCGACTTATTATGGGTTCACCTATAATATCGATCAGATAATTGAGGAATTACATAAACATGATGTGACGTGTATCATTGATGAGGCACATGGAGCTCATTTTTCATTGGGCACACCCTTTCCAAAGTCTGCAATTGAACTTGGAGCAGATATTGTCGTCCATTCGGCCCATAAAATGCTCCCTGCCATGACGATGGGTTCTTATTTACATATTGCAAGTGACAGAGTGATTGAACGTAAGGTAAGAGAGTATTTAACTATGCTACAATCAAGTAGTCCATCTTATCCGATTATGGCATCCCTGGATTATGCCAGATCCTATGTCGGAACCTTTACTAAAGAGGATATGGATCAAAATATTAAAAGGGTCAATGAGTTTGTACAAGCGTTAGATGGGATTCACCCTCAGCTCATTGTAAACCGGGCTCATGACCCACTAAAGCTTGTCATTCAGCTAGAGGGAAGGTCGGGGTATTCTCTTCAACAGTTATTAGAGTCAGAAGGGATTTACTCGGAGCTTGCAGACCCTGCTTATGTACTATTGGTTCTTCCGTTACTGAAGAAAGATCGTTCTTTTCCTTATAAAGAAGCAATCAGTCGAATGAGTAAGGCATTAGGGAATGCACCGATAATAGAAAAGATAACGAATCATGGAATAAATCGTTCAAATAGCGATGAGAATTATTTTACTACCTTGGCATTAAGCTTTGAAGAGATGGAGGATAAAGCTGAAATTCTCGTTGCCCTTGAGGAGGCAGAAGGAGAAATTTCTGCAGGAATGGTCACTCCTTATCCACCAGGAATTCCTATGTTGATCCAAGGGGAACGAATTACCTCTCATGCCATTGCGCGTTTAACAGAGTATGTAAAGAATAAGGCGAATATACAAGGTCATCACCGCTTAGATGAAAACCGTGTGTTTGTGTACCGCTAA
- a CDS encoding cyclic-di-AMP receptor — MKVIMAVVQDKDSNRLSNALMEHNFRSTKLASTGGFLKSGNTTFIIGTEDIRVDKALQVIKENCQSRDQMVAPVSPMGGNADSYVPYPVEVAVGGATVFVLPVEQFHQF, encoded by the coding sequence ATGAAGGTAATTATGGCAGTTGTTCAAGATAAAGATAGCAATCGTTTGTCTAATGCCCTGATGGAACATAATTTTCGTTCGACGAAATTAGCAAGTACAGGCGGGTTTTTGAAGTCTGGAAATACCACGTTCATTATTGGTACTGAAGATATTCGTGTAGATAAAGCGTTACAGGTTATTAAAGAAAACTGTCAGTCACGTGATCAGATGGTGGCTCCTGTATCCCCTATGGGTGGAAATGCAGATTCTTACGTGCCTTACCCTGTTGAAGTAGCCGTTGGTGGAGCGACCGTGTTCGTTCTTCCTGTAGAGCAATTCCATCAGTTTTAA
- a CDS encoding YbaB/EbfC family nucleoid-associated protein, with amino-acid sequence MMRGNGNMQNMMKQMQKMQKKMAEAQEELGEKQIEGTAGGGMVTVIVSGHKQVIDVKINEEAVDPDDVEMLQDLVLAATNDALKKADELTNSTMGQFTKGMNLPGMF; translated from the coding sequence ATGATGCGTGGAAATGGTAATATGCAAAATATGATGAAGCAAATGCAAAAGATGCAAAAGAAAATGGCGGAAGCACAAGAAGAATTAGGGGAAAAGCAAATTGAAGGAACAGCTGGCGGCGGAATGGTGACTGTTATCGTTTCCGGTCACAAACAAGTAATCGATGTAAAGATCAACGAAGAAGCTGTTGATCCGGATGATGTAGAAATGCTACAAGATTTAGTCCTTGCAGCGACAAACGATGCACTGAAGAAAGCAGACGAATTAACGAACTCAACTATGGGTCAATTCACTAAAGGAATGAACCTACCGGGAATGTTCTAG
- a CDS encoding pro-sigmaK processing inhibitor BofA family protein, translating to MSPVIVIAVISGLIVLLLATGTPIKPLRFVGQVAMKVMIGALFLFFLNAFGSQYGIHVPINLATSSISGILGIPGVVGLTVIQMWIL from the coding sequence ATGAGCCCAGTTATCGTCATTGCGGTGATCAGCGGACTGATTGTACTTCTATTGGCCACCGGCACACCCATCAAGCCACTTCGGTTTGTCGGACAAGTTGCCATGAAGGTCATGATCGGAGCACTCTTTTTATTTTTCCTGAACGCCTTTGGCAGTCAGTACGGAATCCACGTTCCTATTAATTTAGCAACCTCATCTATTTCAGGGATTTTAGGTATTCCCGGAGTAGTGGGACTAACCGTCATTCAGATGTGGATCCTATAA
- a CDS encoding YaaL family protein, whose translation MFFRKKGKLKKEYDQSLLHVLDETKDHWNQQRSIDEMSVDYNLNIHCHSKIAEAKYFFLFREAKHRKIVIKR comes from the coding sequence ATGTTTTTCCGAAAAAAAGGAAAGCTGAAAAAAGAGTATGACCAATCCTTACTACACGTTTTAGACGAAACCAAGGATCATTGGAATCAGCAACGTTCCATCGATGAGATGAGTGTGGATTATAATCTGAACATCCACTGTCATTCGAAAATAGCAGAAGCTAAATATTTTTTTCTCTTTAGAGAAGCAAAACATAGAAAGATCGTCATAAAAAGGTAG
- a CDS encoding sigma factor G inhibitor Gin: protein MLNPERKAALEECIVCHVEKKVGIHLYTSFICTECEKEMVQTETNDPLYKTFVQRLKKVNTPQIYS from the coding sequence ATGTTAAATCCGGAGCGTAAGGCGGCTTTAGAAGAGTGTATCGTTTGTCACGTTGAAAAGAAGGTTGGAATCCATCTATACACATCGTTTATCTGCACAGAATGTGAGAAAGAAATGGTTCAGACAGAAACCAACGATCCTTTGTATAAAACGTTTGTTCAAAGATTAAAAAAAGTGAATACTCCTCAAATCTATTCATAA
- the recR gene encoding recombination mediator RecR codes for MHYPEPISKLIDSFMKLPGIGPKTAARLAFFVLSMKEDTVLDFAKALVNAKRNLSYCSVCGHITDQDPCYICEDQRRDRSIICVVQDPKDVIAMEKMKEYNGQYHVLHGAISPMDGIGPEDINVPDLIKRLHGDEVQEVILATNPNIEGEATAMYISRLVKPSGIRITRIAHGLPVGGDLEYADEVTLSKALEGRRDV; via the coding sequence ATGCATTATCCTGAGCCTATATCGAAGCTGATCGACAGCTTTATGAAATTGCCGGGAATCGGGCCGAAAACTGCGGCCCGACTGGCTTTTTTTGTTCTTAGTATGAAAGAAGATACTGTCCTTGATTTTGCCAAGGCATTGGTCAATGCAAAGCGTAATCTAAGTTACTGTTCCGTTTGCGGTCACATCACCGACCAAGATCCATGTTATATATGTGAGGACCAAAGAAGAGATCGCAGCATCATCTGTGTGGTTCAAGATCCCAAAGATGTCATTGCAATGGAGAAGATGAAAGAATATAACGGACAATATCATGTGCTCCACGGAGCCATCTCCCCAATGGATGGGATTGGACCCGAGGACATCAATGTTCCGGATCTGATAAAGCGTCTTCACGGTGACGAGGTCCAGGAGGTCATCCTCGCTACCAACCCGAACATAGAAGGGGAAGCGACAGCAATGTACATCTCACGTCTCGTCAAACCATCAGGTATCCGAATCACGAGGATTGCCCATGGTCTTCCTGTCGGTGGAGATCTTGAGTACGCAGATGAAGTAACGTTATCGAAAGCTCTTGAAGGAAGAAGAGACGTTTAA
- a CDS encoding PaaI family thioesterase has protein sequence MNEVIRAIQDDYPDDFAWCYGCGRLNKEGHHFRTGMEDGHTVTIYTPKPEHTALPGFVYGGLVASLIDCHGTGSAAIILHRKNGGEIGDGQEPPRFVTASLQVDFMKPTPHHVPLKAVGTVHEVHPKKFRVETEVFAEGKLCARGEVVAVVMPKTFLSE, from the coding sequence ATGAACGAAGTCATTCGTGCCATCCAGGATGATTACCCAGATGATTTTGCGTGGTGTTATGGCTGCGGCCGACTCAATAAGGAAGGGCATCATTTTCGTACTGGAATGGAAGATGGTCACACGGTCACGATCTACACGCCTAAACCGGAACACACTGCTTTACCGGGCTTCGTATATGGCGGGTTGGTTGCTTCCTTAATCGATTGCCATGGCACTGGTTCAGCTGCGATTATTCTTCATAGAAAGAACGGTGGAGAAATCGGTGATGGTCAAGAGCCTCCACGTTTTGTCACCGCTTCCTTACAAGTGGATTTTATGAAACCGACACCTCATCATGTCCCATTAAAAGCAGTTGGTACGGTTCATGAAGTTCATCCTAAGAAATTCAGGGTGGAAACAGAAGTATTTGCGGAGGGGAAATTGTGTGCTCGTGGTGAAGTAGTAGCTGTTGTGATGCCAAAAACGTTTTTAAGTGAATAG